The Paenalcaligenes faecalis genome has a window encoding:
- a CDS encoding NAD(P)H-quinone oxidoreductase, with protein sequence MLAIEITTPGGPEVLKPVQRPLPKAAAGQVLIKVEAAGINRPDVFQRKGAYPAPAGASDLPGLEVSGTIVEGDLAGTDFKIGDAICALLPGGGYAQYALAQAEHCLPVPNGFSMVEAAGIPETFFTVYSNIWMRGQLQKGETLLVHGGASGIGTTAIQLAVAMGHTVFATVGSDERVEAVEKLGAIGINYKKQQFEQVVNERTNNKGVDVILDMVAGDYLNRDLTCLADDGRIVVIALLGGAKGEVDAGQILRRRLTITGSTLRPRSNQVKADIAAALHKNVWPLLVSGQVKPLIHATFSLDQADQAHALMDSGEQIGKIILTV encoded by the coding sequence ATGCTTGCTATTGAAATTACTACACCTGGTGGGCCAGAGGTTTTAAAGCCTGTGCAACGACCGTTGCCTAAAGCAGCGGCAGGACAGGTATTGATTAAGGTAGAGGCCGCGGGAATTAACCGTCCCGATGTTTTTCAGCGTAAAGGGGCTTATCCTGCACCAGCAGGAGCATCTGACTTACCTGGTCTAGAGGTTTCGGGCACGATTGTTGAGGGTGATTTAGCCGGGACCGATTTTAAAATAGGTGATGCCATATGTGCGTTATTGCCAGGAGGCGGGTATGCGCAGTATGCACTAGCACAGGCAGAGCATTGTTTACCAGTGCCTAATGGTTTCTCGATGGTAGAGGCTGCAGGCATTCCTGAGACCTTTTTCACCGTCTACAGTAATATTTGGATGAGAGGTCAACTGCAAAAAGGTGAGACATTACTGGTGCATGGCGGAGCGAGTGGTATAGGAACAACGGCGATTCAGCTTGCTGTAGCGATGGGACATACTGTTTTTGCAACAGTAGGCTCCGATGAGCGAGTAGAGGCCGTTGAAAAGTTGGGTGCGATTGGTATTAACTACAAAAAGCAACAGTTTGAGCAGGTCGTGAATGAGCGTACTAATAATAAAGGCGTTGATGTTATTTTAGATATGGTGGCGGGTGACTATCTAAATCGAGACCTTACTTGTTTGGCTGATGATGGTCGTATAGTGGTGATTGCGTTATTGGGCGGTGCTAAAGGGGAAGTCGATGCGGGGCAAATTCTACGCCGTCGATTAACCATTACGGGCTCAACCCTACGCCCTAGGTCTAATCAGGTAAAGGCTGATATTGCAGCAGCTCTTCATAAGAACGTATGGCCTTTATTAGTTAGTGGTCAGGTTAAACCTTTAATTCACGCTACATTTTCTTTGGATCAGGCTGATCAGGCCCATGCGTTAATGGATAGTGGCGAGCAAATAGGCAAAATTATTCTTACTGTCTAG
- a CDS encoding S8 family serine peptidase has product MPLFHVSKLMRHLLVIGMVSAPLATLAQDAEFELQHGLKMIKADEAYAQGFTGKGVVVAVVDSGIDSDHSEFFGKLLAGFDFSTNQMILPRSGNTDLPTVDENGNLNVLGHGTHVSGIIAANKDGQGMHGVAYDSQLFMVKLADDFEEAFVRVANQGAKIVNLSLGLNECYGLDSDTDFCNVTEYAYEDLTGLEDEPGLLRGLQALHEQDVLVVAATGNEQQPHSDVLGGMPYLVPELESTSLVVASVNRFNELASYSNQCGVAADWCLSAPGGDDTDRDNMPIVSSVPGGGYAGDTMVGTSMAAPHVTGVAALVAEAFPYFSANNLQQTLLTTATPLGDRSLYGWGLVNAGKAVNGPAQFIHVFQADTKGMDSVFSNDISGEGALLKTGLGRLELSGQNTFSTASLEMGELAITGTHANAIVTQKDTQLTGDGKIGQAVVAGVIAPGVREKNPFGHLTIEDAFVAEQGAVLDIATSIDGDSSQLRVNGASFLDGMDIVLSGNAFRPGVSYTVLQNNSDIAGQVGHLTGGSTTFLESRLEQGLNQVQAHIVRNNLSLASFAQTANQKAVAQGLDEHSAGPVIGLQPLYDSLLNSDGSSLPQLGQQLSAEVYSTTKAALVQSDRRWAQQLLRQSRTLQSADSLPVWVDISSSRQQLGAKNGASKAKFNQTGVALGAQWDMNSQWALGAALAYQDGKLNVRERDEQAKSKSYSAALYAKTQFPLTSGSGAINWLSGMSFTHHRVDYKRTFSALENQRLASKANTNNYQLFTELGLPIALSEQWNIEPFLGAGWLHSRAGAVAEEGGYTALSQNSTTLNTGYAQLGLRNAYEWGLANGQVGSAYLDLAWQHGFGKEQPRSRLHFSANEHVGFTTHGASLSKNSLQLGVGAALALTASSHVSLSYQGAFAGSGSHQHGGMLSLQHRF; this is encoded by the coding sequence ATGCCATTATTTCACGTCAGTAAACTAATGCGTCATTTGTTGGTGATAGGAATGGTTAGTGCGCCATTAGCCACATTGGCGCAAGATGCCGAGTTTGAGTTGCAGCACGGCTTAAAAATGATTAAGGCCGATGAGGCTTATGCGCAAGGGTTCACAGGCAAAGGTGTGGTTGTTGCGGTGGTGGATAGTGGCATAGATTCGGATCATTCTGAGTTTTTTGGAAAGCTTTTAGCTGGCTTTGATTTCAGCACAAATCAGATGATTTTGCCTAGATCGGGAAATACGGACTTACCCACCGTGGACGAGAATGGGAACCTAAATGTGTTAGGGCATGGCACGCATGTATCAGGCATTATTGCTGCAAATAAAGATGGTCAAGGCATGCATGGGGTTGCATATGATAGTCAGCTATTTATGGTTAAACTTGCCGATGATTTTGAGGAAGCTTTTGTCAGAGTAGCAAATCAAGGTGCAAAAATCGTCAACCTAAGTTTAGGGCTTAATGAGTGTTATGGGCTTGATTCCGATACCGATTTTTGTAATGTGACAGAATACGCTTACGAAGACCTAACAGGGCTGGAAGACGAACCCGGACTTCTTAGGGGCTTACAGGCCCTTCACGAGCAAGATGTCTTAGTAGTGGCCGCAACAGGTAATGAGCAACAACCGCATTCTGATGTGTTGGGTGGGATGCCTTATCTAGTCCCTGAATTGGAAAGTACGTCGTTGGTAGTGGCATCAGTAAATCGCTTCAATGAGTTGGCAAGCTACAGTAATCAGTGTGGTGTTGCTGCTGATTGGTGTTTAAGCGCTCCAGGCGGAGATGACACAGATAGAGATAATATGCCAATCGTCTCTAGCGTACCTGGCGGGGGCTATGCTGGCGATACTATGGTGGGTACTTCTATGGCGGCCCCTCATGTAACTGGTGTGGCCGCATTGGTAGCCGAGGCTTTCCCTTATTTTAGTGCTAATAACTTACAGCAAACCTTATTAACAACAGCGACCCCTCTAGGTGATCGCTCTCTATATGGTTGGGGTTTAGTTAATGCAGGCAAGGCCGTTAATGGTCCGGCTCAGTTTATTCATGTTTTTCAGGCTGATACCAAAGGAATGGACTCCGTCTTTTCTAATGATATTTCTGGAGAAGGGGCTTTGCTTAAAACGGGCTTAGGGCGCTTAGAACTATCAGGGCAAAATACCTTTTCTACGGCCTCCCTAGAAATGGGAGAGTTAGCCATTACAGGAACCCATGCTAATGCGATTGTTACTCAAAAAGACACGCAGTTGACGGGTGACGGTAAAATAGGCCAAGCGGTGGTGGCAGGAGTCATTGCACCAGGGGTTAGAGAAAAAAATCCGTTTGGTCATTTAACCATAGAGGATGCTTTTGTCGCAGAGCAAGGGGCTGTTCTTGATATAGCCACTTCTATTGATGGGGATAGTAGTCAGCTACGTGTCAATGGTGCGTCATTCTTGGACGGAATGGATATTGTTTTGTCAGGAAATGCGTTTAGGCCGGGTGTTTCCTATACCGTTTTACAAAATAATAGCGATATCGCGGGGCAGGTGGGACATTTAACCGGTGGCAGTACGACATTTTTGGAAAGCCGACTAGAGCAGGGGTTAAATCAAGTTCAAGCCCATATCGTGCGTAATAACTTGTCTTTGGCTTCTTTTGCACAAACAGCAAACCAAAAAGCAGTCGCCCAAGGGCTTGACGAGCATTCAGCTGGGCCCGTGATAGGGCTGCAGCCTCTTTATGATTCGTTGTTAAATAGTGATGGATCTTCATTGCCTCAATTAGGGCAGCAGCTAAGTGCAGAGGTTTACAGTACAACTAAAGCGGCGTTGGTGCAGTCGGATAGACGTTGGGCGCAGCAGTTATTACGCCAGTCCAGAACACTTCAATCCGCTGATTCACTTCCTGTGTGGGTTGATATCTCTAGCTCTAGACAGCAATTAGGTGCGAAAAATGGCGCTTCTAAGGCTAAGTTTAATCAAACGGGGGTTGCATTAGGCGCGCAGTGGGATATGAACTCTCAGTGGGCATTGGGTGCGGCACTTGCCTATCAGGATGGAAAGCTGAATGTGCGTGAGCGTGATGAGCAGGCCAAGAGCAAGAGTTACAGTGCCGCCTTGTATGCGAAAACTCAGTTTCCTTTGACCTCTGGTTCTGGTGCCATCAATTGGTTAAGTGGAATGAGCTTTACACACCACCGTGTTGATTACAAGCGCACCTTCTCAGCTTTGGAAAATCAGCGTTTAGCATCCAAAGCCAATACAAATAACTATCAACTATTTACCGAGCTAGGACTACCTATTGCTTTGAGTGAGCAATGGAATATAGAGCCATTTTTGGGAGCAGGTTGGTTGCATAGTCGCGCTGGGGCTGTGGCAGAAGAAGGGGGCTATACCGCTTTAAGTCAGAACTCTACTACGTTAAACACAGGTTATGCTCAATTAGGCTTACGCAATGCTTATGAATGGGGTTTAGCTAACGGACAGGTTGGGTCTGCTTATTTGGATTTGGCATGGCAGCATGGTTTTGGTAAAGAGCAACCACGTAGTCGTTTGCATTTTTCGGCAAATGAACACGTAGGATTTACCACGCATGGTGCTAGTCTAAGCAAAAACAGTCTGCAGCTAGGAGTAGGTGCTGCGCTAGCATTAACCGCATCTAGTCATGTCTCTTTGTCGTATCAAGGAGCCTTCGCTGGATCAGGTTCTCATCAGCATGGGGGTATGCTGAGTTTGCAGCATCGCTTCTAA